The DNA segment CAGATCTGTGGGGATCATGGCTTTGCCTCTAGCGGGAACTTTAGTGTCTGCCACACTATAAAGATCGAACCAGAAACAGAACAAAAATTAGTTAACCGAAAGAAAATTCTCGATTGCACCAATTCCCGTATGGGTGTGAAAGAAATTTGCCTGGATAGATCGTAGCCAGCAGAGAGAGACGATGCTCTTGAAGGCAAAACGGCTTTCTCAGAGAGCTTTTTCACCTTTAAAAACGAGGTGATTCCATGGGGTTTATCACCGGATAACCCGTTCTGGTGGAGCTTCGGAATTTTCATGGAGGTGGGTTCTTCAATTTCAACTTGAGCCATCTTGAGTTTCAAGAACAGAGATTTTGCCGAAATGGGTTTCGCGGGAACTTGCAATTGAAAGAGGGTTTCGGGGATTGGCGAAAACGGAGTGGGATTAAATGGTTTCAAATCTCATCAAATATGGATGAAAATGGCGCCTAGAGTTCCCGCCATTATTGCTCAATCGTATTGGCTATAGCAAAACAGCAAATCATTGAATTTTCTAATTGAAGATTCAATAACACTTTAATTACTTTTACGTTTCTAAATTTATCTCTGAGAATGGcatatcaaataaatatataatttggaaatgaaatttcgaattttggTAATTGATAATAATTTCACATTTAAATAATGGAGTAGATATCTAATGCATTCTAATTTGATTCTCTTTTGAATAATGCTGTGACTGATCTTAGAATTCAATATATTGGTTCCATAGAATTAAATAAAGGGGGTgcgaatatatatatttttttaaaaatatttatttagaatctcattctttattatttaagagAAATCATGGCTGTGCTTCCATTGAGAGTTAAACTATAAACACAAAGGCGAAAATTTAtgggagacggtctcacgggttgtattttgtgagacaaatctattatttgggtcatccatgaaaaatattactttttatgctatgaatattattttttattgtgaatatcggtaggattgacccgtctcacagataaagattcgtgagaccatctcacaagagacatactcaaacACGAAAATCAACTAGTAAAAGGCGACGTGTCGTCGTACTTAATTAATCTGATTGCAGATTGATATGATGTTACCTTAAGCATTGCTTGGTGTAAAAAATAAAACGTTTTGATACATTTTTGTTTCATCCTATGCTTAGAAGTActataaaaaattacatttaataCAATTATCTTATgcaaatatattgatttttcatTCTTATATTATAAATCATTCATCTTCCCATCTAcgatatattattaattatataaagaAGTTTCCTATGATCTACATTCATCTTCGTATATGTGGCcatataaaaaatcattttacccCACATGTAATGTACAAATAAACgtgaataattggatagataCAACGATGTCGCAAGGCTAGGTTGAACTCAACCCTGATTGCCAAAAGAAAGTATAAATCCAAACTAATGAATTTAAAAGGAAATCGAGAGTCTCATAAGGAATCGATAACTTATTAGAGGGTATTCTCCCAATTATAAAGCACTTAATTGGTATTCGAATTATAATAAGTGGAAATATAACATGTAATTCATCCAATTGCTTCGCAATTAAGATGCAAAATACGTATGACAGAAATTTTATCAGCTGCATGAAATTTAACCACTAAAACTGAGACTTCAATGTATGAAAACTGCTGCCTAAGTGCTTAGTTTCTTGTCTTCCCCATCTGCATTTTCAAAGTCTCTTCCTTCTTGGATACCCTGTTTAGCGTAGGAACGAACCAGAACATGGCGTTAGTATTCATCTTTCAAAGTTCTAAAAATTCCGAAAAATGTTTGAAGAGTAACAATAAAACTATGAAAGAATCAAGACCATGCTAAAAAACTAGCAAGCCGCTGACGAATGTCCTGCTGATTCGGGTTTACTCGTTTCTTTGTTTTACAGTTTTTGTGGCCCGCCTAAACGATTATTAAATGACACGGCGGAAGGTATAGCTTCTTAGAAGGATGCCTCGGATGAATAACTAACTAGTGCTTACATTTTTAATCTAAATTGAAGTACATCCACCGAATGTTAATGTGAAAGAACAGGATCTTAGGTACCTAGTATTGGATTGAAGTGCAGACGGCTCGTATAACATCCTCTGAAAGAACAGGATCTTAGGTACCTAGTATTGGATTGAAGTGCAGGCGGCTCGTATAACATCCTCGACCGGAACGACAACTTGGCAATCTCCAAGAGTACTGTATCCTGCACACTGGATACCTCACTGGTCAAGTCGTGGTACGCTGCCCCGAATGCGTCTCGCCAGAATCTTGGCAGCCTAACAATCTTACTGTGCTTGTACACGTTCCACATTTGCCTCACCATCTTCTCCCTTTCATCCACATCCtacaaaattttccaacacaTGAAACAACACAATACAAATCACAAAAGATTACGAAAGACAATCAAGGAAGTGTTGCGAGAACAATATAAATATGGTAAAATATATCATCGAGCTGTTGAGGAATATGTTGTCCATTTCAAATCCATACAATTAATTTCTTATGATGAAACATTTGAAACTGACTGGTTTCAAATCTGTTATGCTGCTACAAGAAATTCATGGGTTGTCTTCAAATTACAAGAATTCCAAACCAAAAATTTATAATCCATAACTATTATGTTGATTCCACCCAAAAACAACTGTTAGTCTCAACTTCAAAGTCTCGATTCTTATCCATTCCTAAACAAACAGCTCAAAATTTTGGCCTCAAATTTAAGCTTCAAACGAAAGCTAAAATCTCTAACATACAGATGCGCAAATCATTAGATCTATCAAAACTTAATCTTTACACTTGCATAATGCAAATGATTCTAGATAGACAAAGCACATAGAATAAAAACCCAACcttaaacaaaaacaacaaacaaacaataataacaaaagaaaaacaataaaactctGTACCAAAACATCAAGATCACCATGGATGGAGGGGTCCAATTCATGCGAGGAGCTTTTAAGATCAGCACCAGACCATTTCAGAGTGACAGAGCCAGTAAACATGGACCAAAGTGCAAGCAAAACAATTGCAACCAAAGCCCATAACTTGTATTTGCCTCTCCCAAACAGTCCCACAAAAGGTGATCCATCTTTCTTGAAACTCAAACTTGTAGCTGAACTCGTGCTACTGCCCCTTGGAGTTGATTGCGGAGTCCGGGATTCTTCATCTTTCATTTTTATTCGGTGGACTAATGGTGAAAATCAGCTACACTTCCAAAAAAGTTTCAGTTCGGCTTTCTTGCTCAATAAAGTGACAGACTTGCAGAAAAAGGTGGAATTTTTGAAGTGGGTTATTGAATTAAATTGGGTTGTTGGATTCCTAAATATTACATGTATTGATTAATTTTGAgatatctgtttttttttttgaaggaatgAGATATCTGTTTTGCGTAGTATATTTTAatgcttattattattattattattattattttttaatttttatactcTCTCAAACAATCAAATTGAAACAAGAGTCCCTGTAAGAGATACATACAGTCGTAACTATGTTATAGCTATTTGAAGATTTTTGAAAAACCCACCACCGACGGTGTAGTGTCAGACATAAAGActtttagattaaaaaaatagattttttttatgtatttaattgaataaatatgaaataataatattttaatatcattaGGGATGAGGTGCGAACTTTAAAATATACCGACAGGATTTGAGACTACGTACCGTTTGGTTAAGTATTTCTAAATACCAATATAAATAGTCTTATCATATCATTTGTTTTgtacaaatattatttatctcgatcaatcaaattattaattatttatttcacatcaatcaaattcgtaataatttatctcatatcaataaaatcaataatataaaattacgatattacccttaataaataatattattaatattctattaatatttttaacaaggacaaaatggtaatatcatattatctcaaatttaatcaatcaaatcaattaaatcaaacactatattaactatcattttctatttattttattattacaaaatattacttatcttCATACTATATATCTCATACCATGAACCAAACGGTACCTTAAAGTATTAATTCGTCCTTGAATTTGTTGATTTAGCCAATTTCACATGTTAATATTATAAGAATATGTCTCTCTTTCACATAATTATATGTATAAGATTAGTTAATTCAGTATATATTtgtagtgaaaaataatatttttgacagaaaaaataatatttttttcatttgttaGATAGGGTCAGAAATCAGTATAAGAAGATTGATCCGAAATACGGTCgttcattttttaatattatgaaATCAATATTGATTTTTGGACATAAAACTGCCTTAGCATAAAGAGGTGGTTGTTTATGGTTTAAGGTGCGACATTTTTTTGTGTTCTGTGATATTTTTAGGGCTTTTAACCTGAATTGTAGATTATAACGACAAATGTGTAttaaaaggtaaaaaaaaaatattattacaattTAGCCCATTTGCTTGAAGCCTTGAACTTCAGACAATCAGACACCCGTAGAACTATAAATTATCATATGCAAATTTTCATCTGTAATTTGTTCGTGTTATTTTCCTTCAAGTCTATTTCTTAATTTCCAAAGTTGTTTTTAGCATGAAAAAAGAATAAGCAAGATTTACATGTCTTCTGTTCAAGGCCACAGACTGCTTTATAACAGATTGGTAGAATTACTTGTGGatttagataaaatattttattgagatATTTTAGGAATCAAGAAAGACAATGCCTCATACTTCTCTTTGTCGTGTTCACCTAAATTTCTGCCTATACCTGGATTCATGGAGTCAATTAAGTTTAATATTTGTATAATCATGTTGCTCCcttcaaataaaataacaaaa comes from the Primulina huaijiensis isolate GDHJ02 chromosome 8, ASM1229523v2, whole genome shotgun sequence genome and includes:
- the LOC140982365 gene encoding uncharacterized protein isoform X2, whose amino-acid sequence is MKDEESRTPQSTPRGSSTSSATSLSFKKDGSPFVGLFGRGKYKLWALVAIVLLALWSMFTGSVTLKWSGADLKSSSHELDPSIHGDLDVLDVDEREKMVRQMWNVYKHSKIVRLPRFWRDAFGAAYHDLTSEVSSVQDTVLLEIAKLSFRSRMLYEPPALQSNTRVSKKEETLKMQMGKTRN
- the LOC140982365 gene encoding uncharacterized protein isoform X1 produces the protein MKDEESRTPQSTPRGSSTSSATSLSFKKDGSPFVGLFGRGKYKLWALVAIVLLALWSMFTGSVTLKWSGADLKSSSHELDPSIHGDLDVLDVDEREKMVRQMWNVYKHSKIVRLPRFWRDAFGAAYHDLTSEVSSVQDTVLLEIAKLSFRSRMLYEPPALQSNTRYLRSCSFRGCYTSRLHFNPILGYPRRKRL